Part of the Kitasatospora cineracea genome is shown below.
GAGGGCGCGATCATCCTCGGCATCGGCGGCGACAACAGCAAGTCCTCCAGCGGCACCTTCTACGAGGGCGTCATGACCTCCGGCTACCCCACCGACGCCACCGACAACGCCGTGCAGGCCAACCTCAACGCCGTCAACTACCAGGCCGCAGCCGTCACTTCGAGCAACCTGGCGGTCGGCTCCCGGGTTTCGCTGAAGGCCACCACCGCCTGCTGCACCGGCGACTACCTGCGGCACAACGCCGACAGCACCGTGGCGATCTCCCCGCTCAGCTCCGCCAGCTCCGCCGCCGACCGCACCGACGCCACCTGGATCGTCCGCTCCGGCCTCGCCAACAGCGCCTGCCTGACCTTCGAGTCGGCCGCCGCCCCCGGCCAGTACCTGCGCCACTACGGCTTCCAACTGCACACCGCGGCCGGTGACGGCACCGCCGTGTTCAACCAGGACGCGACCTTCTGCCCGCAGGCCGGCCACAGCGGACAGGGCTTCTCCTTCCAGTCCGCCAACTACCCCAACCGCTTCATCCGCCACTACGCCTACACCGGCTACGTCGCCGGTGACGGCGTCGGCGGCAACACCTGGGACAACGCCGCCAGCTGGAGCGAGGACACCTCCTGGCTCGCCGCCACCCCGCTGTCCTGACCCACCCGCACCCCCGACGCGCCGCCCCGCCCCGCCGGACCCGACACCGGCGCCGCGGGGCGGCGCACCGCGATCCCTCAGCCCGTGCTCCCCGTCCCCCGGGCCGTGCTCCCCGTCCCCCGGGCCGTGCTTTCGGCCCCGGCGCGGTGCAGCGCGTCGAGCCGGTCGAGCTCGGCCGCGGACAGCCGCAGCGCACCCGCCGCGACGTTGGCGGCGAGGTGGGCGGGGTCCCCGGTGCCGGGGATGGCCAGCACGTGCGGGCCGCGGTGCAGCGTCCAGGCGATCCGGACCTGCGCGGGGGAGACCCCGTGCGCACGGGCCACTTCGAGGACCGCCGGGTGCTCCCCGCGCCCGGCCGCCCCGTGCTGCCGGCCGTCGGCGGCGATCGCGTAGAACGGCACGAAGGCGACGCCCCGCGCCCGGCAGAGCCCGACGAACGCGTCCTGCTCGGGCCGGACCCCGAGGCCGTACATGTTCTGCACGCACACCACGGGCGCGATGGCCTGCGCCTCGTCCAGGTGGTGCGGCAGGACGTTGGACAGGCCCAGGTGCCGGACCAGCCCGGCCGTCCGCAGCTCGGCCAGCGCGCCGAACCGCTCGGCGACCGAGCCCGCGCCCACGACCCGGAGGTTCACCAGGTCCAGGTGGTCGCGGCCGAGCTGGCGCAGGTTCTCCTCCACCAGCCCGCGCAACCGGTCCGGCCCGGCGTGCGGCAGCCACGCCCCCGACGGGTCGCGCGGCTGCCCGACCTTGGTGGCGATCACCAGGTCCTCGGGGTAGGGCGCCAGCGCACGGTTGATCAGCTCGTTGGCCGAGTGCAGCGGCGAGAAGTAGAAGGCGGCGGTGTCGATGTGGTTCACGCCGAGCTCGACGGCCCGGCGCAGCACGCCGAGCGCCTGCGCCCGGTCGCGCGGGACGGCGCCGGACACCAGGCCCTGCCCGGCCGATCTTGCCGGGCGCGCGCCGCCGGGCATCCCGGCTGGAAGCACCGGCGAAACACCCAAGTACACCCAGTACGAGGGCGTTCCGCCGGCACTCCCAGCCGGGCGCCCAACGACGCGCGCCGATCCGACAAGATCGACCGGACAGGGCCTGGTGCCGGGCCGGTCTGGGCCAGGCGCATCGCGCCGAAGCCGATCCGGCGCACCGTCAGGTCGCCCAGGGTCCAACTGCCCGCCGCCGCGGCGGTGATGGTCTGCGAGGTCATGCCGGGAATGATCGGCGGGCCGCTACAGTGGCGGCCACCGATTCGGGGATGCCCGAATCCTCGAGGAACGGGGGCCGCGATGGCCGAACTGGCCCTCCCGGCGGGCGACCTGGCCCGGATCCGGTTCGCCGTCTCGCCGATGTGGCAGGTCGTCAGCAGCTTCCGGCTGCTGCGTGCGGGCACCGCGGACCGGGTCCACCGGCGCTGGCTCGACCAGGTGCGTCCCCGCACGGCCGCCGCCGGACTCGACCGCGGCTGGCTCGCCGAACTGATCCCGCCCGCCGGGTCGTACGCCCCCGACTTCCTCACCCCCGCCCCCGCCACCCCGGCCCCGACCCTGGAGCAGGAACTCGCCGCGCTCACCGCCGCCCCCGCCGACCGGGTCCGCGCCGACCTCGACCACCTCCGCCACCACCAGGGCCCGCCCGGCCCCCGGGCCCGCGCCCTGCACGCCGACCCGCCCGCCGCGCTGCCCCGCCTCGCCCAGGAGATCCGCGCCTACTGGGAATCGGCCCTCGCCCCGTACTGGCCGCGCATCCGCGCCCTGCTGGACGCCGACGTCTTCCACCGCACCCGGCAGCTCGCCCGGCACGGCACCGGCCGCACCCTCAACACCCTGCACCCCCAGATCAGTTGGGACGGCCGCACGCTGCACCTGGCCCGCCGGGCCCGGACCCTGGCCGGCCACACCCCGGGCACCGGGCTGCTGCTGGTCCCCACCGCCTTCAAGGGTCCCGGCCTGTCCACCCGGATCTCCCCGCCGGACCCGCCCCAACTCGCCTACCGGGCCCGCGCCGTCGGCGACCTGTGGCAGCCGCGCGGCCGCACCGCCGCCGCCACCGCCGCCGTCCTGGGCCGCGCCCGCGCCCTGCTGCTGGCCGAACTCGACACCCCCGCCACCACCACCGAACTCGCCCACCGCACCGGCCTGTCCCCGGCCCACGTCTCGCAGAACCTCACCGCCCTGCGCGACGCGGGCTTCGTCACCGCCCACCGCACCGGCCGCAGCGTCCTGTACGCCCGCACCGCCGTCGCGGAAGCGGTGCTCGACGCGGGCCGCTGAGGCCCGGCACCGGCCGGAACGCTACCGCCCGCCCCGCCCCGCCCGCCCCGCCCCGACGACGTCGGCTCAGCCGGGGCCGTCCTCCCCCTCCTGCTCGCTGCGGGAGCCCGCCCGGGCCGCCGCGAGGAAGACGGCCAGTGCCGTCACCGGGCAGGCCAGCACGAGGCCCAGCAGGACGTAGCGCACGACGACCCCCTCCTTCTGTTCACGAACCCTTTCGGCGCGAAGGGCCGTCAACCTGACCCCGGCGGGCGGACTTTCACCCGTCGGTGTCATCACCGCCGTCGCTGCTGCCGCCGCCGCCGCTGCCGCTGCCGCCGCTGCCGTCGGCGACCGCGCTCCGGATCCGCCCGAGCAGCACGCGCAGCTGCTCGCGCTCGGCGCCGCCGAGCGCGCCGGTCGCGACGGCGAGCGCGGCCCGGTCGAGCTCCTCGGCCTCGCGGTGGCGCCGCTCGCCCTCCGGGGTGAGGGTCAGCAGGAAGGCGCGCCGGTCGGTGGGGTGCCGGACGCGTGCGAGCAGGCCGTCGCGTTCGAGGCTGTCGACGATCGTGGTGGTGGTGCGGGGGGCGTTGCCCACGTGCTCGGCGAGGTCGCGCATCCGCAGCGGGCCGTCCGCGAGGGCGAGGACACGCAGGGTGCGCAGCCGGGCGACCGAGGCGCCGTGCTCGCGCAGCCGGCCGTCCACGAAGGTGCGCACCCGGTGGGTGGTGTCGAAGAGTTCGTCGATCAGGACGTCGCTGCTGCCGAACCGTTGCCGCGGCGCCGCTTCCTCTGCCATGCCGTGCCTTCCCCATCCTGTTGCGGGATCCCGGGTGGGATCCGGTCGTCCGCGCCGGGCCGAAACAGACTTTCTGAGCATACTCATACTGAGTATGCTCAGCTTCTATGAGCACCCGCCTGGGCCAGCGCCGTGTCGTGCCCATCATGGCTGTCCTGACCACCTTCATCTGCATCGTCGACGGTGCGATCACCACCGTCGCCCTCCCCAGCATCGCCCGGCAGTTCGACCTGACCCCGGCCGCCCTCACCGGCGTCGTCGTGGTCTACCCGGTCTGCCTGGGCATGATGATCCCCGCCTCCGCCTGGCTGGTGGAACGCTACGGCGGCCGCCGCCTGATGCTGCTGTCCCTGTCCGCCTTCACCGCCGCCAGCGGCCTGTGCGGCGCCGCCCCGGACCTGACCGCCCTGGTCGGCGCCCGCGCCCTGCAGGGCCTGGCCGCCGGCCTGCTCATGCCGACCTCGCAGGCCCTGCTCTTCCGCACCTTCAGCCAGGCCGAACAGGTCCGGCTGTCCCGGCTGATGGTCATCCCGCAGCAGATCGCCCCCGCGATCGCCCCGCTGCTCGGCGGCCTGCTGGTCACCGGCCTGTCCTGGCGCTGGGTGTTCTACGTCAACGTGCCCTTCGGCGCGGCGGCGGTGCTGTTCGGCGCGCTCTTCCTGGCCGAGCACCGCGACCACGCCGCCGGCCGCCTCGACCTGCCCGGCCTGCTGCTGTGCGGCGCGGGCACCGCCGCCCTGATGTACGGCGTCTGCGCGGGCCCGGACCTCGGCTGGACGGGGCCGCCGGTGCTCGGCGCCCTGACCGCCGGCGCCGTGCTGCTCGCGGTCGCCGTCCGGCACCAACTCCGCACGCCCGAACCGATCCTGCGCCTGCGCCTGTTCCGCGACCGGCTGTTCCGCGACACCAACCTGATCAGCCTGGTCGGCTACGTCCCGATGATGGGCGCGATGTTCCTCGGCCCGATCTTCATCCAGGAGGCCCGCGGCGGCAGCGCGCTGGAGAGCGGCAGCACCACCTTCACCGAGGCGTTCGGCGTCCTGGTGACGATGCAGCTGGTCGGCGCGGTCTACCACCGGGTCGGACCGCGTCTGATCATCGGCACCGGCCTGCTGGGCGTCGCCGCCGTGATGGTGCTGTTCGCCACCGCCGGCCCCGACACCGGCCTGTGGACCTTCCGCTGCTACATGTTCCTGCTCGGCCTGGCCATGGGCGGGGTCTTCATCCCGACCACCATCGCCTCGTTCAGCACCGTCGCCCGCCCGGACGTCGCCCACGCCGCCACCCTCAACACCGTGGTCCGGCAGACCGGCAGCGCCCTCGCCCCCGCCGTCGTCACCTCGGTGCTGGTGTTCGGCGCGACCGGCCAGGAGCGGGTCCACCCGCCGCTGGCCGCCTACCAGCTCAGCTACTACGTCCTGGCCGCCGTCGCCCTCGTCGCCGCGCTCTTCGCCTTCACCGTGCCCGACGGCCCCGCCCGCACCACCGCACCGGCCCCCCGCCCCGCCCGCCGCTCCGCCCGCCGCTCCGACGCCGACCGCCCCCGCCAGCGGATCGGCTGACCGGCCGCCGGCAGATCGGCCGACCGGCTGCCCGCGCGCCGCGCCACCGGCCGTCCGCAGGCTGCGCCACCGCCCGTGCCCGCCGCGCCACGGGCTGCGCCCGCTGCGCCCCACTGCGCTCCGACGAGTGGCGCAGCCCGCCCCGGCGGCCGGTCGCCGGGGGTGCCCCGGGGCGTCCGCCGGGGGCGCACGGCCGTCGCCGACGCGCGGGGCACACACCGGAACCCCACAAGCGGCGGTGGTGATTCCGTGCGCCCCTGGCGGGCGCCGCGCGCCGAACGGACGATGGCTCACGCCCCTGACGGACCGTCAGAAACCGGTGCGCCGGGGCCCGGCCGGGGCCCGCCCGGCCGTCCTGCGCCAGGTCCGCCGACCGGCGGGCCCGGGCACCTCCCGGAAGGACGTCCATGTCACACCGGTCCACCACCCTGCTCCGCCTGCTGGTGCCGGCGGCGCTCGCCGCGGGCGCGCTCGTCCCGCTCTCCGCGGGCGTCGCCTCCGCCGCCCAGCCGATCTGCCTGAGCGGGAACCTCCAGTTCGACTACCAGTCCGCCGAGGCGGGCACCACCAAGCCGACCCTGACCCGGGCCGCCCGCAACGCCTCGGTCGAACTCTGGGGCCGGGAGAAGTCGACCGACACCGACCACAAGCTCAACACCGACACCCAGCTCACCGGCGCGGCGGACGGCTCGTTCAACCTCTGCTACACCCCGGTCGGCACCACCGCGATGGACCACCTGTTCGTGCGCTTCGCCACCCGCAGCAACCAGGTCTGGCGGGTCGCCGACGCCACCGGCACGGTCTACACCTACGACACGCCCACCCAGAGCAACATATCCACCAGCCTCGCCCTCGGCACCGTCAAACCCGCCACCGCCGCCCGCGCCTGGCACGCCTTCGACACCGTCAACCTGCTCTGGTCGCACCGGGCCAACTCCACCACCCCGTGCTGGACCGCCGCCGAGGCCAACGCCGCGACCTGCACCACCCTCACCGTCCGTTGGCAGTCCGGCTCCACCGACGGCCCCTGGTACGACCTGTCCAACACCGTGCACCTGGCCGACGCCGACCCGGACTCCGAGCACACCGTGCTCCACGAATCGGGCCACTTCTTCCAGAACCGGCTGTACAACAGCACCTTCCCGACCGTCACCAACTGCAGCCCGCACTACATCCAGGCGGTCTCCTCCGCCACCTGCGCCTGGACCGAGGGCTTCGCCGACTCCGCGGCCGCCTACCTGCTCGGCGACCAGCGCTACGTGTGGTCGGACGGCTCCTCCTACCCGTTCACCCCCGCCGCGGGCTGGCAGACCGGTGACCAGGTGCAGGGCAACGTGGACGGCGCGCTGCTCCGGCTCTGGAACCAGGTCGACGGCAGCTGGGACCGCACCGTCGCCACTCTCGCCTCCCACACGCCCGCCACCTTCGCCGACTGGTTCAAGAACGTCCGCCCGACCGCCGTCCCGCCGCTGTCCACCACCGGCACCGCACTGACCGCCCTGGACACCAACGCCATCAACTACGGCCCCACCGTGGTCGGCGACAACGCCTACCACGCCCTCAGCAACGGCGGCGGCGTCGCCCTCCAGCGCGGCGGCACCTGCAGCGGCAGCATCCCCTCGGTGGCCGAGTTCGCCGCCCTGGACACCACCCGGGCCTCGCAGCGCTGGAAGTTCACCGCCAACGGCGACGGCACCGTCCGGATCTACGACAGCTGCCTGATCCCGCTCTACCTCACCGCCCCCACCACCGCGGGCGGCCAGATCTCCCTCACCGCCGTCAACCTCGGCGCCGCCAACCAGAAGTGGCAGGTGACCCAGAACTCCTCCGGCACCTACACCCTCACCAACCCGGCCACCGGCTTCGCCCTGGACGGCAACGCGACCGCGGGCCAGGCCGTCACCGCCAACACCGCCTCGGCCGCCTCGGCCGGCCAGAACTGGGCGTCGGTCTTCTCCATCTCCTGACCCCGCCCCGCCCCGCCCCACCCCGCAGCCACCCCGCAGCGACCCGCCCGGGCCCCGGGGCCGGACACACCGTCCGGTCCCGGGGCCCGGGCGCGTTGCCCCGCGGCCGGGTCACGGGCGGGCCAGCCCGTGGCGGGCCTCCACCGCCGCGACGGTCTTCCGCAGCGCGCCCCCCAGCAGGCCCTTGCCGACGCCGCCCAGCAGCAGGCCGGTGACCCGGCCCTTGAGGTTCTTGCCCTCGCGGACCACCACGACGTCCAGCCGGGTCGTCCCGTCGGGCAGCGGCGTGAAGGTGTAGGTGTGCCCCGAGGCGCCGCCCCAGACGTTGGAGTCGACCGTGGTCATCACCACCCGGTGCGGGTCGGACCAGTCGTAGTGCAGCCGCTCCCAGACGCCGCCCGAACCCTCGGTGACGTCGGCGCGGCCGGGGCCCTCCGCGTGGACCCGCAGCGACTCGTCGGCGCTGTTCGGGAACAACTCCCGGCGGCCCGGGCCGAAATCGGTCAGGCACGCCACGAACTGCTCCGGGGTGGCCGACGTCCGCTCGGTGAAGTGGATGGTTGCCATGGGTCGCTCCTGCGCTGCTCGGATCGGTCGGTCGAACGGGCCCCAGCCTCCCCGGCGACCGCACCCCGCCGAGCCGGTGGCGGACCCTGGCCCGGGACGACCCGTGCCCGGGCCCGGGCCCGGGCCCGCACCCCCGGCCCGCGCCCCTGGCCCCCGGCCCGCGTCCCTGGTCCCGGGGGACCAGGGTCCGCCACCGGCTCGGCCGGGCGGCGGACCCGGGATCGTGGTCGGTGCGACGCCGACCGGCGTCCCGGAGCGCAGCGGAGGAGCCGACGATGGTGGAGTTCAAGATCGAGGTCGTGGTGGTCCCGGTGTCGGACGTGGACCGGGCCAAGGACTTCTGGACCCGGATCGGGTTCCGCGCGGACGTCGACCACAGCGGCCCCGACGGCTTCCGGGTGGTGCACCTGACCCCGCCCGGCTCGGCCGCGTCGCTGATCGTCGGCAGCGGCGTCACCGCCGCGGCGCCGGGCTCCGAGCACGGCGTGCACCTGATCGTGGACGACGTCGTCGCGGCCCGCGCCGAACTCGCCGCCGCCGGGGTCGAGGTCGGCGAGGTCTTCCACGACGCCGGCGGCGTCTTCCACCACGCCGGCACCGCCGAACGGCTCGCCGGCCCGCACCCGGCCCGGCGGTCGTACGGCTCGTTCGCGTCCTTCGCCGACCCCGACGGCAACACCTTCGTCCTCCAGGAGGTCACCGAACGCCTCCCCGGCCGGACCGACCGGGCGGTGTACCGCTCCGCCGCCGCCCTCGAAGCGGCCCTGCGCGACACCGCGGCCGCCCACGGCCGGTACGAGGCCGAACTCGGCCACCCCGACCCGGACTGGCCCGCCTGGTACGCCGCCCACCTGGCCCGCGCGGCCGGCCTCGCCGACTGACCCCCCGTCACCTCCCCTCCCGCCAACCGCCACGGGGCGCCACGCGCCCCCGGAAAGGACCGGACATGATCAGCAGGCGCACCTTCACCACCGCGGTCGGCCTCGGCCTCGGCACCCTCCCGGCCCTCGCCCCGCCGGCGGCCGCCCGCACCGCCGCCACCCCGGCCACCCTGTCCGTCCAGGCGGCCCCGGACACCGCCCCCGGCACCCGCACCGGGTTCACCGACCTGCGGCAGGTCCGGGCCGGCGTGCTCGACATCGGCTACGCGGAGACCGGCCCGGCGCACGGGCCGACGGTGATCTGCCTGCACGGCTGGCCGTACGACATCCACAGCTTCGCCGACGTGGCACCGCTGCTCGCGGACGCCGGCCACCGGGTGATCGTGCCGTACCTGCGCGGCCACGGCAGCACCGCCTTCCTCTCCCCGACCACGCCCCGCAACGCCCAGCAGTCCGCGGTCGCGCTCGACGTCATCGCCCTGATGGACGCCCTGGGAATCCACCGGGCCACGCTGGCCGGCTTCGACTGGGGCTCACGGACCGCCACCGTCGTCGCGGCGCTCCGGCCGGAACGGGTCAGGGCCCTGGTGCCGGTGAGCGGCTACCTGGTCACCAACGTCCCCTCCCAGCGCGACCCGCTGCCCCCGAAGGCCGAACGCACCTGGTGGTACCAGTACTACTTCGCCACCGACCGCGGCCGGACCGCCATGGAGACCCGGCAGAACCGGCACGACCTGGCCCGGCTGGTCTGGGAGGAGGCGTCCCCCACCTGGGACTTCGACGACGCCACCTTCGAACGCACCGCCGCCGCCTTCGAGAACCCCGACTACGCCGCCATCGTGGTCCACAACTACCGCTGGCGGCTGGGCCTGGCCGACGGCGAACGCCGCTACGACCGCTACGAGCAACTCCTCGCCGCCCGCCCGCCGGTCACCGTGCCGACCATCACCCTCGACCCGGCCCTCGACCCGTTCCTGCCCGCCACCGACGGCGCCGCCTACCGGAAGTTCTTCACCGGCCCCTACGAGCACCGCGTCCTCACCGGCACCGGCCACAACGCCCCGCAGGAGGCCCCGGCCGCCTTCGCCCGGGCCGTGCTGGACGCCGAACGCCTGGCGGCGGGACAGTGAGCGGCGGGACGGGGAACGGCGGGACGGGGAACGGGGGGATGCGGGGCACCAGGACGGTGAACGTCGGGACGGGGAGCGGCCCGGACGCCGACGCGCAGGCCGCCGCCGCCCGGCGCGTCCGGTTCGGCGCCCTCCCCGAACGGCCCGCCCCCGCCGACCTGGTCGGGGAGCGCCCGGTCCCGCCACCCCATCGGACCGCCCCCGCCGACGACCCCGACAGCAGGGCGGCCCGCTTCTCCTGCCTGGCCGCGGACCTCGGCCTCTGAGCCCGCCGCCCGTCACCCGCCGGAGAGGGCGCCGCCGAGCTCGCGGCGGGAGGCGACGCCCAGCTTGGTGAACACCTTGCGCAGGTGCCACTCCACGGTGCGCGGGCTGAGGAACAGCTGCGCACCGATCTCCGCGTTCGGCTGCCCGTCGGCCGCGAGCCGGGCGATCCGGGCCTCCTGCGGCGTCAGCACGGACTCGCCCGCCTCCGGCCGGCGCACCGTCTCGCCGGTGGCCAGCAGCTCCCGCCGAGCCCGCTCCGCGAACGCCGCCATCCCCGTCGCCACGGCCGCCCCGTGCGCGGCGCGCAACTCCTCGCGCGCCCGGGCCCGCCGGTTCTGCCGGCGCAACCACTCGCCGAACAGCAGCCGGGCCCGGGCCTCGAACCCGCCCAACCCGCCCCGGGCGAACCGGTCGACCGCCTCGCGGTAACGCTCCTCGGCCCGCTCCGGCTCCCCGGCCAGCGCCTCCGCCAGCGCCCCCGCCCCCAGCGCCCAGGGCGTGCCCGCCCGGGCCCAACCGGCCAGCTCCTCCCGCGCCCCCGCCGCCGACTCCGGCCGCCCCGCCCGGACCGCCGCCTCGACCAACTCGCCGCACGTCCAGTGGTACACGCCGAGATCCCGGTACGCGGCCCCCTCCACCGCCGCCTCCAACGCCGCCGCGTAGGCACCCTGCCCGTTGTGCAGCACCGCCCGCGCCAGCGCCGCCACCGCCACGAGCCGCCCCGGCCCGCCCGGCCCGCGCTCCCCGGCCGACGCCGCCGCCGAGAACCGCTCGGCCGCCGCCAGGACCGGCCGC
Proteins encoded:
- a CDS encoding aldo/keto reductase, with translation MPGGARPARSAGQGLVSGAVPRDRAQALGVLRRAVELGVNHIDTAAFYFSPLHSANELINRALAPYPEDLVIATKVGQPRDPSGAWLPHAGPDRLRGLVEENLRQLGRDHLDLVNLRVVGAGSVAERFGALAELRTAGLVRHLGLSNVLPHHLDEAQAIAPVVCVQNMYGLGVRPEQDAFVGLCRARGVAFVPFYAIAADGRQHGAAGRGEHPAVLEVARAHGVSPAQVRIAWTLHRGPHVLAIPGTGDPAHLAANVAAGALRLSAAELDRLDALHRAGAESTARGTGSTARGTGSTG
- a CDS encoding DUF5937 family protein produces the protein MAELALPAGDLARIRFAVSPMWQVVSSFRLLRAGTADRVHRRWLDQVRPRTAAAGLDRGWLAELIPPAGSYAPDFLTPAPATPAPTLEQELAALTAAPADRVRADLDHLRHHQGPPGPRARALHADPPAALPRLAQEIRAYWESALAPYWPRIRALLDADVFHRTRQLARHGTGRTLNTLHPQISWDGRTLHLARRARTLAGHTPGTGLLLVPTAFKGPGLSTRISPPDPPQLAYRARAVGDLWQPRGRTAAATAAVLGRARALLLAELDTPATTTELAHRTGLSPAHVSQNLTALRDAGFVTAHRTGRSVLYARTAVAEAVLDAGR
- a CDS encoding MarR family winged helix-turn-helix transcriptional regulator; this encodes MAEEAAPRQRFGSSDVLIDELFDTTHRVRTFVDGRLREHGASVARLRTLRVLALADGPLRMRDLAEHVGNAPRTTTTIVDSLERDGLLARVRHPTDRRAFLLTLTPEGERRHREAEELDRAALAVATGALGGAEREQLRVLLGRIRSAVADGSGGSGSGGGGSSDGGDDTDG
- a CDS encoding DHA2 family efflux MFS transporter permease subunit, which encodes MSTRLGQRRVVPIMAVLTTFICIVDGAITTVALPSIARQFDLTPAALTGVVVVYPVCLGMMIPASAWLVERYGGRRLMLLSLSAFTAASGLCGAAPDLTALVGARALQGLAAGLLMPTSQALLFRTFSQAEQVRLSRLMVIPQQIAPAIAPLLGGLLVTGLSWRWVFYVNVPFGAAAVLFGALFLAEHRDHAAGRLDLPGLLLCGAGTAALMYGVCAGPDLGWTGPPVLGALTAGAVLLAVAVRHQLRTPEPILRLRLFRDRLFRDTNLISLVGYVPMMGAMFLGPIFIQEARGGSALESGSTTFTEAFGVLVTMQLVGAVYHRVGPRLIIGTGLLGVAAVMVLFATAGPDTGLWTFRCYMFLLGLAMGGVFIPTTIASFSTVARPDVAHAATLNTVVRQTGSALAPAVVTSVLVFGATGQERVHPPLAAYQLSYYVLAAVALVAALFAFTVPDGPARTTAPAPRPARRSARRSDADRPRQRIG
- a CDS encoding RICIN domain-containing protein; translation: MSHRSTTLLRLLVPAALAAGALVPLSAGVASAAQPICLSGNLQFDYQSAEAGTTKPTLTRAARNASVELWGREKSTDTDHKLNTDTQLTGAADGSFNLCYTPVGTTAMDHLFVRFATRSNQVWRVADATGTVYTYDTPTQSNISTSLALGTVKPATAARAWHAFDTVNLLWSHRANSTTPCWTAAEANAATCTTLTVRWQSGSTDGPWYDLSNTVHLADADPDSEHTVLHESGHFFQNRLYNSTFPTVTNCSPHYIQAVSSATCAWTEGFADSAAAYLLGDQRYVWSDGSSYPFTPAAGWQTGDQVQGNVDGALLRLWNQVDGSWDRTVATLASHTPATFADWFKNVRPTAVPPLSTTGTALTALDTNAINYGPTVVGDNAYHALSNGGGVALQRGGTCSGSIPSVAEFAALDTTRASQRWKFTANGDGTVRIYDSCLIPLYLTAPTTAGGQISLTAVNLGAANQKWQVTQNSSGTYTLTNPATGFALDGNATAGQAVTANTASAASAGQNWASVFSIS
- a CDS encoding SRPBCC family protein: MATIHFTERTSATPEQFVACLTDFGPGRRELFPNSADESLRVHAEGPGRADVTEGSGGVWERLHYDWSDPHRVVMTTVDSNVWGGASGHTYTFTPLPDGTTRLDVVVVREGKNLKGRVTGLLLGGVGKGLLGGALRKTVAAVEARHGLARP
- a CDS encoding VOC family protein gives rise to the protein MVEFKIEVVVVPVSDVDRAKDFWTRIGFRADVDHSGPDGFRVVHLTPPGSAASLIVGSGVTAAAPGSEHGVHLIVDDVVAARAELAAAGVEVGEVFHDAGGVFHHAGTAERLAGPHPARRSYGSFASFADPDGNTFVLQEVTERLPGRTDRAVYRSAAALEAALRDTAAAHGRYEAELGHPDPDWPAWYAAHLARAAGLAD
- a CDS encoding alpha/beta fold hydrolase; amino-acid sequence: MISRRTFTTAVGLGLGTLPALAPPAAARTAATPATLSVQAAPDTAPGTRTGFTDLRQVRAGVLDIGYAETGPAHGPTVICLHGWPYDIHSFADVAPLLADAGHRVIVPYLRGHGSTAFLSPTTPRNAQQSAVALDVIALMDALGIHRATLAGFDWGSRTATVVAALRPERVRALVPVSGYLVTNVPSQRDPLPPKAERTWWYQYYFATDRGRTAMETRQNRHDLARLVWEEASPTWDFDDATFERTAAAFENPDYAAIVVHNYRWRLGLADGERRYDRYEQLLAARPPVTVPTITLDPALDPFLPATDGAAYRKFFTGPYEHRVLTGTGHNAPQEAPAAFARAVLDAERLAAGQ